A genomic stretch from Mauremys mutica isolate MM-2020 ecotype Southern chromosome 18, ASM2049712v1, whole genome shotgun sequence includes:
- the LOC123352281 gene encoding epithelial cell adhesion molecule-like: CDTDLQCSELVRTSWIIIETKHSERSTAVDASLLKEIIKNEFKERYSLNPEYITDVVYEKPYITIELKQNVSQKSAKSVDISDVAYYFEKDVKGDSLIQSGTLQINISEEPLKFDQALIYYVDEKPPEFSMKRLTAGVIAVIVVVVLAIVAGIIVLVITRRRRGKYEKAEAKEMNEMQRELNS, encoded by the coding sequence tgtgatacaGACTTACAGTGCAGTGAACTAGTCAGAACAAGCTGGATCATCAttgaaacaaaacacagtgagagaAGTACAGCTGTGGATGCTTCTCTTTTGAAGGAAATCATCAAAAATGAATTTAAGGAGCGTTACTCGCTGAATCCAGAGTATATAACTGATGTTGTGTATGAAAAACCTTATATCACtattgaactgaaacaaaatgtttcccagaagtctgccaAGAGTGTGGATATATCTGACGTGGCTTACTACTTTgaaaaagatgtcaaaggtgACTCTCTAATTCAGAGTGGCACACTACAGATAAACATCAGTGAAGAACCTCTAAAATTTGATCAAGCTCTAATCTACTATGTTGATGAAAAGCCCCCAGAGTTTTCCATGAAACGTCTGACTGCTGGTGTTATTGCAGTCATTGTAGTGGTGGTACTAGCAATTGTTGCTGGAATTATTGTACTGGTTATCactaggagaaggagaggaaagtatgagaaggctgaggcaaaggaaatgaatgaaatgcaaaGAGAACTAAACTCATAA